One genomic window of Cydia pomonella isolate Wapato2018A chromosome 6, ilCydPomo1, whole genome shotgun sequence includes the following:
- the LOC133519298 gene encoding 17-beta-hydroxysteroid dehydrogenase 13-like isoform X2 codes for MSSSTATKNGTVQGLAAKAPWTDEQGIAVKIYEGVVTTLEILLLLVKMWVSWIYAMYQLVVPPVPKSVEGEIILITGAGHGMGREMALRFGKLGGVIVCVDINGAGNQETVDAIKTNKGMAHRYECDVTDSKAVAALAERVRREVGDVTMLVNNAGIMPCKPLSQHTEKDIRTMMEVNVMAHFWMLQNFLPSMMEKNHGHIVAMSSMAGMLGLRNLVPYCASKFAVRGMMEALHEELREDSKDYSGIKMTVICPYIVDTGLCKNPKIRFPTLMKIVTADEAADNIVDAVRRNYSEITIPSSLYYVNSFLRPLPRTVPLHLKDFLDSGLEAQ; via the exons GACGGACGAGCAAGGCATCGCGGTAAAAATATATGAAGGTGTGGTCACCACACTTGAAATTCTACTGCTGCTTGTCAAAATGTGGGTGTCCTGGATATACGCCATGTACCAGCTTGTCGTACCACCGGTGCCGAAGAGCGTGGAAGGAGAGATCATTCTG ATCACAGGTGCAGGTCACGGCATGGGTCGCGAGATGGCGCTGAGGTTCGGGAAACTGGGAGGAGTCATCGTCTGTGTAGATATTAATGGCGCCGGCAACCAGGAAACTGTGGACGCCATTAAGACCAACAAGGGGATGGCGCACCGATatga GTGTGACGTAACAGACAGCAAAGCTGTAGCCGCGTTGGCGGAGCGCGTGCGCCGCGAGGTTGGTGACGTCACGATGCTGGTCAACAACGCTGGGATCATGCCCTGCAAGCCTCTGTCGCAGCATACCGAGAAAGATATTAGAACTATGATGGAAGTCAACGTCATGGCGCACTTCTGG ATGCTCCAGAACTTCCTGCCATCAATGATGGAGAAGAACCACGGCCACATCGTAGCCATGTCCTCAATGGCTGGCATGCTTGGTCTCCGCAATCTGGTGCCGTACTGCGCCTCCAAGTTTGCAGTAAGGGGCATGATGGAAGCTCTGCACGAGGAACTGAGGGAGGACTCCAAGGATTATAGTGGA ATCAAAATGACCGTAATCTGCCCATACATCGTGGACACGGGCCTGTGCAAGAACCCCAAGATCCGCTTCCCCACCCTGATGAAGATCGTCACAGCCGATGAGGCGGCGGACAACATCGTCGATGCCGTGAGGAGGAACTACTCCGAGATTACCATTCCTAGCTCTTTGTATTACGTAAACTCG TTCCTACGACCGCTGCCCAGAACTGTTCCACTTCATCTCAAGGACTTCCTGGATTCTGGGCTGGAGGCCCAATAA